One Mycolicibacterium parafortuitum DNA segment encodes these proteins:
- a CDS encoding tripartite tricarboxylate transporter permease: protein MENFDWLLQGFAEAATPMNLLYAAIGVLLGTAVGVLPGIGPAMTVALLLPITYNVSPSAAFIMFAGIFYGGMYGGSTTSILLNTPGESSSVITAIEGNKMAKAGRAAQALATAAIGSFVAGSIGTALLAAFAPAISRFAVTLGAPSYLAIMLFALVAVTAVLGSSKMRGLISLLLGLGIGVVGIDSLTGQPRATFGIPLLSDGIDIVVIAVAVFAVGEALWVAAHLRRRPADVIPVGRPWMNKQDWGRSWKPWLRGTAYGFPFGALPAGGAELPTFLSYITEKKLSKHPEEFGKGAIEGVAGPEAANNASAAGTLVPMLSLGLPTNATAAVMLTAFVSYGIQPGPTLFDKEPLLIWTLIASLFIGNFLLLVLNLPLAPLWAKLLRTPRPYLYAGILFFATLGAFAVNLQPLDLVLLLVFGLMGLMMRRFGLPVLPLIIGVILGPRIERQLRQSLQLGGGEWGGLFTEPVAIVTYVLMALLLLAPLVLRLMHRSEETLLVVEDDRDQREKASHS from the coding sequence ATGGAGAACTTCGACTGGCTGCTTCAGGGCTTCGCCGAGGCCGCCACCCCGATGAACCTGCTGTACGCGGCGATCGGCGTGCTGCTGGGCACCGCGGTCGGCGTGCTGCCCGGTATCGGTCCCGCGATGACCGTCGCGCTGCTGCTCCCGATCACGTACAACGTCAGCCCCAGCGCGGCGTTCATCATGTTCGCCGGCATCTTCTACGGCGGCATGTACGGCGGGTCCACCACCTCGATCCTGCTCAACACCCCCGGCGAATCTTCCTCGGTGATCACCGCGATCGAAGGCAACAAGATGGCCAAGGCGGGCCGCGCCGCGCAGGCGCTGGCCACCGCGGCAATCGGCTCGTTCGTCGCCGGCTCGATCGGCACCGCCTTGCTGGCGGCTTTCGCGCCCGCCATCTCCCGCTTCGCCGTCACCCTCGGCGCCCCGTCCTACCTGGCGATCATGCTGTTCGCACTCGTCGCTGTCACCGCCGTGCTGGGGTCGTCGAAGATGCGCGGGCTGATCTCGCTGTTGCTCGGCCTGGGTATCGGTGTCGTCGGCATCGATTCGCTGACCGGCCAGCCCCGCGCGACGTTCGGCATCCCGCTGCTCAGTGACGGCATCGACATCGTCGTGATCGCGGTCGCGGTGTTCGCGGTCGGGGAGGCACTCTGGGTGGCCGCGCATCTGCGCCGCCGCCCCGCCGACGTGATCCCGGTCGGGCGGCCGTGGATGAACAAGCAGGACTGGGGCCGGTCGTGGAAGCCGTGGCTGCGCGGCACCGCGTACGGATTCCCGTTCGGCGCGTTGCCGGCCGGCGGGGCCGAGCTGCCGACCTTCCTGAGTTACATCACCGAGAAGAAGTTGTCCAAGCATCCCGAGGAGTTCGGTAAGGGCGCCATCGAAGGCGTCGCCGGGCCCGAGGCCGCCAATAACGCCTCCGCCGCAGGAACTCTGGTGCCGATGCTGTCGCTGGGTCTGCCCACCAACGCGACCGCGGCGGTGATGCTGACCGCGTTCGTGTCCTACGGCATCCAGCCTGGGCCCACGCTGTTCGACAAGGAACCGCTGCTGATCTGGACGCTGATCGCGAGCCTTTTCATCGGCAACTTCCTGCTGCTGGTGCTGAACCTTCCGCTCGCGCCGCTGTGGGCCAAACTGCTGCGCACCCCGCGGCCGTACCTGTACGCGGGCATCCTGTTCTTCGCCACGCTAGGGGCGTTCGCGGTCAACCTGCAGCCGCTGGATCTGGTGCTGCTGCTGGTGTTCGGGCTGATGGGGTTGATGATGCGCCGCTTCGGACTTCCGGTGCTGCCGTTGATCATCGGGGTGATTCTGGGTCCACGCATCGAGCGGCAGCTACGGCAGAGCCTGCAGCTCGGCGGCGGCGAGTGGGGGGGCCTGTTCACCGAGCCGGTCGCGATCGTCACCTATGTGCTGATGGCGCTGCTGTTGCTCGCCCCGCTGGTGCTGCGGTTGATGCACCGCAGCGAGGAGACGCTGCTGGTGGTCGAGGACGACCGGGATCAACGAGAGAAGGCCTCGCACTCATGA
- a CDS encoding tripartite tricarboxylate transporter TctB family protein, which yields MSAEPAEPATRPDYAQYIVCAVMVAVGAFLIVDALRITDGFAKVDPVGPRLFPIVIGVGLLVMAVVLAIAIPRGSRGEADAGEDIDPDMPSDWRTVGLLVGMFVMLIVLVVPLGWAIAGALFFAGCATILGSRHYVRNLVIGAVLAVGSFYAFYSGLGIPLPAGILDGIL from the coding sequence GTGAGCGCCGAACCGGCCGAACCGGCCACTCGCCCCGACTACGCGCAGTACATCGTCTGCGCGGTGATGGTCGCCGTCGGCGCATTCCTGATCGTCGACGCGCTGCGGATCACCGACGGCTTCGCCAAAGTGGATCCCGTTGGGCCACGGCTGTTCCCGATCGTCATCGGGGTGGGGCTGCTGGTGATGGCGGTGGTGCTGGCCATCGCGATCCCGCGGGGTTCGCGCGGCGAAGCGGACGCCGGGGAGGACATCGACCCCGACATGCCCAGCGACTGGCGCACGGTAGGGCTGCTGGTCGGCATGTTCGTGATGCTGATCGTGCTCGTCGTGCCGCTCGGGTGGGCGATAGCGGGCGCGTTGTTCTTCGCCGGCTGTGCCACGATCCTGGGCAGCAGACACTACGTGCGCAATCTCGTCATCGGCGCCGTGTTGGCCGTCGGGTCGTTCTACGCGTTCTACTCCGGGCTCGGAATCCCGTTGCCCGCAGGCATTCTGGATGGGATTCTGTAG
- a CDS encoding response regulator has protein sequence MRDVLVVDDDFMVAEIHRRFVDRVAGFRAVGVAHTGAAALTATRELRPQLLLLDVYLPDMTGLDVLQRLRAGGDRVDVIMITAARELDTVRGALDGGAADYLIKPFEFPQLESKLEAYASRADALQSAHGVDQHLVDTLFGGPSAAPAKVLPKGLGAETGELVLTAVRDAGEVSAAECADLVGISRVSARRYLEHYLSVGAVELRLQYGVGRPERRYRIAG, from the coding sequence ATGCGTGACGTTCTCGTCGTCGACGACGACTTCATGGTCGCCGAGATCCACCGCAGGTTCGTCGACCGGGTCGCCGGCTTCCGCGCGGTCGGTGTCGCCCACACCGGCGCCGCCGCGTTGACGGCGACGCGGGAACTGCGACCGCAGCTGCTGCTGCTCGATGTCTATCTGCCCGACATGACGGGACTGGACGTGCTGCAACGTCTGCGCGCGGGCGGCGACCGGGTCGACGTCATCATGATAACCGCGGCGCGGGAACTCGACACGGTGCGCGGTGCGCTCGACGGCGGCGCCGCCGACTACCTGATCAAACCGTTCGAGTTTCCGCAGCTCGAATCGAAACTGGAGGCCTACGCCTCGCGCGCCGACGCGCTGCAATCCGCGCACGGTGTGGACCAGCATCTGGTCGACACGTTGTTCGGCGGACCGTCCGCGGCGCCGGCCAAGGTGCTGCCCAAGGGTCTGGGCGCCGAGACCGGCGAACTGGTGCTGACCGCCGTACGCGACGCCGGAGAGGTGTCGGCCGCCGAATGCGCTGACCTGGTGGGGATATCGAGGGTCAGCGCGCGCCGCTATCTGGAGCACTATCTGAGCGTCGGTGCCGTGGAACTTCGCCTGCAGTACGGCGTGGGCCGTCCGGAGCGCAGGTACCGCATCGCGGGCTAG
- a CDS encoding NADPH-dependent FMN reductase: MPVVVVGNPKPKSRTRAAAELIAEKLGGRPPEAVIDVIDLGAGLLGWGDPEVARAKATVLAADFLVVASPTFKGTYTGLLKLFLDQFGAGELGQKTTFAVMLGGAPTHALAPELTLRPVLVEIGASCPAPSLYLLDSEYETSPDLERWLELARPYAPQVSPESR, translated from the coding sequence ATGCCCGTTGTGGTGGTGGGTAATCCGAAGCCGAAGTCCAGGACCAGGGCGGCGGCGGAGCTGATCGCCGAGAAGCTCGGCGGGCGCCCACCCGAGGCGGTGATCGACGTCATCGACCTCGGCGCCGGTCTGCTCGGCTGGGGCGACCCGGAGGTCGCGCGCGCCAAGGCCACCGTGCTCGCCGCCGATTTCCTCGTGGTCGCCTCCCCCACCTTCAAAGGCACCTACACCGGACTACTCAAGCTGTTCCTCGACCAGTTCGGCGCGGGCGAGCTGGGCCAGAAGACCACCTTCGCGGTGATGCTGGGCGGCGCGCCCACCCATGCGCTGGCACCCGAACTCACGTTGCGTCCGGTCCTCGTGGAGATCGGCGCGAGTTGCCCCGCGCCCAGCCTGTACCTGTTGGACTCGGAATACGAGACCTCCCCGGACCTCGAAAGATGGCTCGAGCTGGCGCGCCCGTACGCTCCTCAGGTCAGCCCCGAATCTCGTTGA
- a CDS encoding universal stress protein, with protein MSGTTIVVGYTADPFGHAALEHAISEARLRGARLLVVNATSGESYVDARFAGATEVRDVESRLAECGVAYELRQPVGVDPADELLAAVDSSGAELLVVGIRHRNPVGKLLLGSVAQKVILECPKPVLAVKPDDT; from the coding sequence ATGAGCGGTACCACAATCGTCGTCGGATACACCGCGGACCCGTTCGGGCACGCCGCGCTCGAGCACGCCATCTCGGAGGCCCGGTTGCGCGGCGCCCGCCTGTTGGTCGTCAACGCGACATCGGGGGAGTCCTACGTCGACGCGCGGTTCGCCGGTGCGACCGAGGTGCGCGACGTCGAATCCCGCCTGGCCGAGTGCGGTGTCGCCTACGAGTTGCGCCAGCCGGTCGGGGTGGACCCGGCCGACGAACTGCTCGCCGCGGTGGACAGCTCCGGTGCGGAACTGCTCGTGGTCGGCATCCGGCACCGCAATCCGGTCGGCAAGCTGCTGCTGGGCAGCGTCGCGCAGAAGGTCATCCTCGAATGCCCGAAACCGGTGCTCGCGGTCAAGCCCGACGATACATAG
- a CDS encoding SGNH/GDSL hydrolase family protein, protein MISHPITIDLFHGLAELEDTGRGWLAHRLPRAARARCDDPQLLSAEAQPSGVRLAVRSAATVIELDLLRTRVVLTGVPPRADGVVDLLIDGRRVGHAEVYGGDLVRVDPRTGASETDSGDVATLRFAGLPPRDKTVELWLPHYERTELVGVRTDAPIAPVPTGRPTWVHHGSSISQGSNADSPSTTWPALVAAARNLDLVNLGFSGSAMLDPFVARVIRDRPADLISVKIGINLVNADLMRRRAFGPAVHGFLDTIRDGHPTTPLIVIGPLHCPIHEFTPGPGSFDVEALAAGAVRFVALGDPDDAVVPNAGLRRLTLRGIREQLAEIVQGRQVEDPHLSYVDGLDLYGPGDEASHPLPDNLHPDATTHRLIAERFGAVLGALSRRR, encoded by the coding sequence ATGATTTCGCATCCGATCACCATCGACCTGTTCCACGGACTCGCGGAGCTGGAGGACACCGGCCGAGGCTGGCTTGCGCATCGTCTGCCGCGCGCCGCTCGTGCGCGATGCGACGATCCGCAGCTGTTGAGCGCGGAGGCGCAGCCATCGGGTGTGCGGCTGGCAGTGCGCTCGGCCGCGACCGTGATCGAGCTCGACCTTCTGCGCACCCGAGTGGTGCTGACCGGTGTGCCGCCCCGCGCCGACGGTGTCGTGGATCTGCTGATCGACGGTCGGCGGGTTGGGCACGCGGAGGTGTACGGGGGTGATCTGGTGCGTGTCGACCCGCGCACGGGTGCGAGTGAGACGGATTCGGGTGACGTGGCGACCCTGCGCTTCGCCGGGTTACCGCCGCGGGACAAGACGGTGGAGCTTTGGCTGCCCCACTACGAGCGAACCGAGCTGGTCGGCGTGCGCACCGATGCGCCGATCGCGCCCGTGCCGACCGGTCGGCCCACGTGGGTCCACCACGGCAGCTCGATCAGTCAGGGCTCCAATGCGGACAGCCCGAGCACCACCTGGCCGGCGTTGGTGGCCGCTGCCAGAAACCTCGACCTGGTGAATCTCGGGTTCTCCGGCAGCGCCATGCTGGATCCGTTCGTGGCCAGGGTGATTCGCGACCGCCCCGCTGACCTGATCAGCGTGAAGATCGGCATCAACCTGGTGAACGCCGATCTGATGCGCAGGCGTGCGTTCGGTCCCGCTGTACACGGATTCCTCGACACCATCCGTGACGGCCACCCGACGACGCCACTGATCGTCATCGGACCACTGCACTGCCCGATCCACGAGTTCACGCCGGGGCCGGGGAGTTTCGACGTCGAAGCACTCGCGGCGGGCGCCGTGCGCTTCGTGGCGCTGGGTGACCCCGACGACGCCGTCGTGCCGAACGCGGGACTACGTCGACTCACGCTCCGCGGCATACGCGAACAGCTCGCCGAGATCGTGCAGGGGCGACAGGTCGAGGATCCGCACCTGTCCTACGTCGACGGTCTCGATTTGTACGGGCCGGGCGACGAAGCCTCGCATCCGTTGCCTGACAACCTGCACCCCGATGCCACCACTCATCGGCTGATCGCCGAGCGGTTCGGCGCGGTCCTCGGGGCGCTGTCGCGTCGGCGCTAG
- a CDS encoding mycofactocin-coupled SDR family oxidoreductase: MNRLKGKVALVTGAARGQGRSHAVHLADEGADIIAVDICADIESNEYPLATREDLDETVNLIEKTGRRAVAATVDVRDRSALKVALDEAVGQLGGLHVVVANAGICPQGNHIPFRGFVDAFDVDFVGVVNTIHVSLDHLTAGASVIATGSIAGLIDQKDFVNGGGPQGPGGAGYGMAKKMIRDYTKALALTMAPHSIRINAVHPTNVNTDMLHNEPMYKVFRPDLDEPTREDAEPVFPLLQAMPTPWIEPEDVSHAVVYLASDESRFVTGQQLFVDAGAGLKLGM, translated from the coding sequence ATGAATCGTCTCAAGGGCAAGGTTGCCCTCGTCACCGGCGCGGCCCGCGGCCAGGGGCGAAGCCACGCGGTGCACCTCGCCGACGAGGGCGCTGACATCATCGCTGTCGACATCTGTGCGGACATCGAGTCCAACGAATACCCCTTGGCCACGCGGGAAGACCTTGATGAGACTGTCAATCTCATCGAGAAGACAGGGCGGCGTGCGGTGGCCGCCACGGTCGATGTCCGCGATCGGAGCGCACTCAAAGTCGCGCTGGACGAAGCCGTCGGGCAGCTCGGCGGTCTGCACGTCGTGGTCGCCAATGCCGGAATCTGCCCACAGGGAAACCACATTCCATTCCGCGGCTTCGTCGATGCCTTCGATGTCGACTTCGTCGGCGTGGTCAACACCATCCACGTCAGCCTCGACCATCTCACCGCTGGCGCGTCGGTGATCGCCACGGGATCCATCGCCGGGCTCATCGACCAGAAAGACTTCGTCAACGGCGGTGGGCCACAGGGGCCGGGAGGGGCGGGCTACGGCATGGCCAAGAAGATGATCCGCGACTACACCAAAGCCCTCGCACTCACGATGGCACCGCACAGCATTCGGATCAACGCTGTGCACCCCACCAATGTCAACACCGACATGCTGCACAACGAGCCCATGTACAAGGTGTTCCGCCCCGACCTCGACGAGCCGACTCGCGAGGACGCCGAACCGGTGTTCCCGCTGCTGCAGGCCATGCCGACACCGTGGATCGAGCCCGAGGACGTTTCTCACGCAGTGGTGTATCTGGCGTCCGACGAATCCCGATTCGTCACCGGGCAACAGCTCTTCGTCGACGCCGGCGCCGGCCTCAAACTCGGGATGTGA
- a CDS encoding sensor histidine kinase: MIIENTRSAVAALLRGRSLAAQFLVFQLVVVAVVLVAVAAVSVTQSEAEFREVRGQRMIAVAENMASTPIVRDRYQDPFAAQTLAPEVDRAVALSGASLAEILGPDGVVRASSDPSRIGTRVDLGTSRADEGRAWFGDDDVDGTHSLIGQVPILAINGDVLAIASVSEMYPSVWALLSGAGESLLVYLGLGAALGLVASWLLSRRIKRHTRGLEVAEIANLADHREALLHSIREGVIAVNDDGEITLLNDGAQDLLGVPGSAVGRRVDEVGIDPAVVSLLMSGADGQAVDDTVIATRTRVLALSRRPATSQGRQVGTVTTMRDSTELAALQGQLSSHKSVTDTLRAQTHEFANQLHTISGLVQLGEYDAVRDLVGTLTRRRAEISDAVTQRIADPAVAALLIAKTSLAAESGVELRLDPVSHLGALDPALATDVITLLGNLIDNAVDVSVGAAQARVTVRIDDREGLTISVIDTGPGVPEHLRDEIFARGVTSKPEVPGGRGIGLALVRLVTAQHGGTVEVGDAPGSGACFTVQLKAVHTHA, translated from the coding sequence TTGATCATTGAGAACACCCGGTCCGCGGTCGCCGCCCTGCTCCGGGGACGCAGCCTGGCGGCCCAGTTCCTGGTCTTCCAGCTGGTCGTGGTCGCGGTGGTGCTGGTGGCGGTCGCCGCGGTGTCGGTGACGCAGTCCGAAGCCGAGTTCCGCGAGGTCAGGGGCCAGCGGATGATCGCGGTCGCCGAGAACATGGCCTCGACCCCGATCGTGCGCGACCGCTATCAGGACCCGTTCGCCGCCCAGACCCTCGCCCCGGAGGTCGACCGGGCGGTGGCGCTCTCGGGCGCCAGCCTGGCCGAGATCCTCGGGCCCGACGGGGTGGTCCGCGCATCGTCGGACCCGTCGCGGATCGGTACGCGCGTCGACCTCGGAACCAGCCGCGCCGACGAGGGACGGGCCTGGTTCGGCGACGACGACGTCGACGGCACGCACAGTCTGATCGGGCAGGTGCCGATCCTGGCCATCAACGGTGACGTGCTGGCGATCGCGTCGGTCAGCGAGATGTACCCGTCGGTATGGGCACTGCTCAGCGGGGCCGGCGAGAGCCTGTTGGTCTACCTCGGGCTGGGCGCTGCACTGGGTCTGGTGGCGTCGTGGCTGTTGTCGCGCCGGATCAAGCGCCACACCCGCGGATTGGAGGTCGCCGAGATCGCGAATTTGGCCGATCATCGGGAAGCGTTGCTGCACAGCATCCGTGAGGGGGTGATCGCGGTGAACGACGACGGGGAGATCACGTTGCTCAACGACGGTGCACAGGATCTGCTCGGCGTACCCGGCAGCGCGGTGGGCCGCCGGGTGGACGAGGTCGGGATCGATCCGGCGGTGGTGTCGCTGCTGATGTCCGGCGCCGACGGGCAGGCCGTCGACGACACCGTGATCGCGACGCGAACCCGGGTACTGGCGTTGAGCCGTCGCCCGGCGACCAGCCAGGGTCGACAGGTCGGAACGGTCACCACGATGCGTGACAGCACGGAACTCGCTGCGCTGCAGGGTCAGTTGTCCTCGCACAAGAGCGTCACCGACACGCTGCGCGCACAGACGCACGAGTTCGCCAACCAGCTGCACACGATCTCCGGGCTGGTGCAGCTGGGCGAATACGATGCGGTGCGTGATCTGGTGGGCACGTTGACGCGCCGCCGAGCCGAGATCAGCGATGCGGTGACACAACGCATCGCCGATCCCGCGGTGGCCGCGTTGTTGATCGCGAAGACGTCGCTGGCCGCTGAGAGCGGCGTGGAGCTGCGGCTGGATCCGGTCTCGCATCTGGGTGCGTTGGACCCGGCGCTGGCCACCGATGTGATCACGCTGCTGGGCAACCTGATCGACAACGCGGTCGATGTGTCGGTCGGCGCGGCGCAGGCCCGGGTGACGGTGCGCATCGACGATCGGGAGGGCCTCACGATCAGCGTGATCGACACCGGACCCGGTGTCCCCGAACATCTTCGCGACGAGATCTTCGCCCGGGGCGTCACGTCCAAACCCGAGGTTCCCGGCGGCCGCGGGATCGGTCTCGCGCTGGTGCGGCTGGTGACCGCCCAGCACGGGGGCACGGTGGAGGTCGGCGATGCGCCGGGCAGTGGAGCGTGTTTCACGGTGCAACTCAAGGCGGTGCACACCCATGCGTGA
- a CDS encoding IS630 family transposase encodes MPTPHAAEIVLTAEERAELEGWARRRTGAAGLAMRSRIVLAAADGGSNTEIAERLELSITTVRRWRNRFVVDRCDGLLDEPRPGRPRVVGDEKIKDLITATLESTPPDATHWSTRSMADHLGLSQSMVSRVWRAFGLAPHKQDSWKLSKDPLFAEKVRDVVGLYLDPPERAVVLCVDEKTQIQALNRTQPVFPMLPGTPARASHDYVRHGTSSLYAALDLATGQVIGSLHARHRSQEFLAFLKKIDTVVPADLDCHVVLDNASTHKTPAVKRWLTNHPRFVLHFTPTSSSWLNLVERWFAELTTKKLRRGTHTSVRQLNADIRAWIATWNDNPRPYVWTKTADQILASIANYCTIINDSGH; translated from the coding sequence GTGCCGACGCCTCATGCTGCTGAGATTGTGTTGACCGCTGAGGAGCGGGCCGAGTTGGAGGGATGGGCGCGGCGCCGGACCGGCGCTGCAGGGCTGGCGATGCGATCGCGAATTGTGTTGGCGGCAGCAGACGGTGGGTCTAACACCGAGATCGCCGAACGGCTGGAGTTGTCGATCACCACGGTGCGTCGGTGGCGCAACCGGTTCGTCGTCGACCGGTGCGACGGCCTGCTCGACGAACCACGGCCGGGCCGGCCCCGGGTGGTCGGTGACGAGAAGATCAAGGACCTGATCACCGCGACATTGGAGAGCACGCCACCGGATGCCACGCACTGGTCGACCCGCTCGATGGCCGATCACCTCGGGTTGAGCCAGTCGATGGTCTCCCGTGTCTGGCGGGCGTTCGGACTGGCGCCGCACAAACAGGATTCGTGGAAGCTGTCCAAAGATCCGCTGTTTGCCGAGAAGGTCCGCGACGTCGTCGGTCTCTACCTGGATCCCCCGGAGCGCGCGGTGGTGCTGTGCGTGGACGAGAAAACCCAGATCCAGGCGCTCAACCGCACCCAACCGGTGTTCCCGATGCTGCCGGGCACCCCGGCGCGGGCAAGCCACGACTACGTGCGTCACGGCACCTCCAGCCTGTACGCGGCATTGGATCTGGCCACAGGCCAGGTCATCGGCTCACTGCATGCCCGCCACCGCTCCCAGGAGTTCCTGGCGTTCCTGAAGAAGATCGACACCGTAGTCCCCGCCGATCTGGACTGTCATGTCGTGCTCGACAACGCCTCCACCCACAAGACGCCAGCGGTAAAGCGTTGGCTGACAAACCATCCCCGTTTCGTCCTGCACTTCACCCCGACCAGCTCCTCATGGCTCAACCTCGTCGAACGATGGTTCGCCGAGCTGACCACCAAGAAACTGCGACGCGGCACCCACACTTCGGTGCGCCAACTCAACGCCGACATCCGCGCCTGGATCGCTACCTGGAACGACAACCCCCGGCCCTACGTCTGGACCAAGACCGCCGACCAAATCCTGGCCAGTATCGCCAACTACTGCACCATAATTAATGACTCAGGACACTAG
- a CDS encoding Bug family tripartite tricarboxylate transporter substrate binding protein gives MFATWRARARAVAVLAVIAALLVSACGVTRGEQTGLHRLRMMVPNSPGGGYDLTARTAVKIMEDEDITGRVEVFNVIGAGGTVAMARLMNERGNGDLMMMMGLGVVGATYTNGSRDRASDATAIAKIVEEQEGILVPGDSPFRTVRDFVDAWKADPAKVTIGGGSSPGGPDHLFPMETAKAAGLDPTKVNFVSYDGGGDLLTALLGNKIAAGTSGLGEYVDQIESGQVRVLAVSGQERVEGIDAPTLTEAGIDLTFTNWRGVLAPPGISDEDRATLVKVLEELHATDAWKEALVKNGWSDAFMTGEPFETFLREQDQRVETTLTDLGLL, from the coding sequence ATGTTCGCAACCTGGCGAGCAAGGGCCCGCGCCGTCGCGGTCCTCGCCGTCATCGCCGCACTGCTGGTCTCGGCCTGCGGGGTGACCCGCGGTGAGCAGACGGGTCTGCACCGTCTGCGGATGATGGTGCCCAACAGCCCCGGTGGCGGATACGACCTCACGGCGCGGACCGCGGTGAAGATCATGGAAGACGAGGACATCACCGGCCGCGTCGAGGTGTTCAACGTGATCGGCGCCGGTGGCACGGTGGCGATGGCGCGGCTGATGAACGAGCGCGGCAACGGCGACCTGATGATGATGATGGGTCTGGGCGTCGTCGGTGCCACCTATACCAACGGGTCTCGGGACCGCGCCTCCGACGCGACCGCGATCGCCAAGATCGTCGAGGAGCAGGAGGGCATCCTCGTTCCCGGCGACTCACCGTTTCGCACGGTGCGCGATTTCGTCGACGCCTGGAAGGCCGACCCGGCCAAGGTGACGATCGGCGGCGGTTCCAGCCCCGGCGGCCCCGACCACCTGTTCCCGATGGAGACCGCCAAGGCCGCCGGGCTCGACCCCACCAAGGTCAACTTCGTGTCCTACGACGGTGGCGGTGATCTGCTGACGGCCCTGCTGGGCAACAAGATCGCCGCGGGGACGTCAGGGCTGGGCGAGTATGTCGACCAGATCGAGTCCGGTCAGGTCCGGGTGCTGGCGGTGTCCGGTCAGGAGCGGGTCGAGGGAATCGACGCCCCCACCCTGACCGAGGCGGGTATCGACCTGACGTTCACCAACTGGCGGGGAGTGCTTGCCCCGCCGGGGATTTCGGATGAGGACCGGGCCACGCTGGTCAAGGTTCTCGAAGAGCTGCATGCCACCGATGCCTGGAAGGAGGCGCTGGTGAAGAACGGTTGGAGCGATGCGTTCATGACCGGGGAACCATTCGAGACTTTCCTGCGTGAGCAGGATCAGCGCGTCGAGACCACGCTGACCGATCTGGGGCTGCTGTGA
- a CDS encoding glutaminase, with amino-acid sequence MRSPIPDYLTEALGDVASDSSGALADYIPELAAANPERLGAAFAMVDGAVYGVGDVDTEFTIQSISKPFAYALALADRGFDAVLAKVGVEPSGEAFNELSLEGGTGRPLNPMINAGAITAHSLVGPEGIDATARLERVVDGLSAFAGRRLMFDDAVCASELEHAHRNLAIAHMLRSYNVITEDPAAVVEGYTRQCSLLVTTLDLAVMAATLANHGVNPVSGERVVPEPVVRQVLSVMFSCGMYDAAGDWATQVGIPAKSGVAGGLIGALPGQIGIATFSPRLDVHGNSVRGVGLFGRFSSDMGLHVMEIPAASRAVVRSNHAVGEGPDAVRVIQLQGGIRFAGAERVIREVTDTAPAEHHVKLDLTMAYSIDDVARRMLLEIVRRLTLDGHEVSLIDPEGLLDVPISSA; translated from the coding sequence ATGCGGTCACCGATTCCTGACTACCTCACCGAAGCCCTCGGCGACGTCGCGTCAGACAGCTCGGGGGCACTGGCGGACTACATTCCCGAACTGGCTGCGGCGAACCCCGAGCGGCTCGGCGCGGCATTCGCGATGGTCGACGGTGCGGTTTACGGCGTCGGCGACGTCGATACCGAGTTCACCATCCAGTCGATCTCCAAGCCGTTCGCCTACGCGCTTGCGCTCGCCGACCGTGGCTTCGACGCGGTGCTGGCCAAGGTCGGTGTCGAACCCTCCGGCGAGGCGTTCAACGAACTCTCCCTCGAAGGGGGCACCGGGCGTCCGCTCAACCCGATGATCAACGCGGGCGCGATCACCGCGCACTCCCTCGTCGGGCCCGAGGGTATCGACGCGACAGCTCGGCTGGAGCGTGTGGTCGACGGGCTTTCGGCGTTCGCAGGCCGCCGCCTGATGTTCGACGATGCGGTGTGCGCCTCGGAGTTGGAGCACGCGCATCGCAACCTGGCCATCGCCCACATGCTTCGCAGCTACAACGTGATCACCGAGGACCCCGCCGCCGTCGTCGAGGGGTATACCCGGCAGTGTTCCCTGCTCGTCACGACGCTCGATTTGGCGGTGATGGCCGCCACCCTGGCCAACCACGGCGTGAATCCGGTCTCCGGGGAGCGCGTGGTGCCCGAACCGGTGGTGCGTCAGGTGCTCAGTGTGATGTTCAGCTGTGGAATGTACGACGCCGCCGGTGACTGGGCGACCCAGGTCGGTATCCCGGCCAAAAGCGGGGTCGCCGGTGGCCTGATCGGTGCGCTGCCAGGGCAGATCGGGATCGCCACGTTCTCACCGCGATTGGACGTCCATGGCAACAGCGTGCGCGGCGTGGGGCTGTTCGGGCGGTTCTCGTCGGACATGGGTTTGCACGTGATGGAGATCCCGGCCGCCAGTCGCGCGGTCGTGCGGTCCAATCACGCCGTCGGCGAGGGACCCGATGCGGTCCGGGTGATCCAGCTGCAGGGCGGAATCCGCTTCGCCGGCGCCGAGCGGGTGATTCGCGAAGTCACCGATACCGCGCCGGCAGAACATCACGTGAAACTGGATCTGACGATGGCGTATTCGATCGACGACGTCGCACGCCGGATGCTGCTCGAGATCGTCCGTCGGCTCACCCTCGACGGCCATGAGGTCTCCCTGATCGACCCCGAGGGACTTCTTGACGTACCGATTTCCTCAGCGTGA